A window of the Tunturibacter empetritectus genome harbors these coding sequences:
- a CDS encoding DUF4331 family protein: MSHHFDTKLAKEDPSLNVCDFYLFEGVPGHTVMAMTVNPDAGLSVPDVLHKEGLYAFRFDLNGDSHEDVTFNLQFGDARHADGDEHTHIQSYKVRRATGKDAARSAAGEILIEGETEKIETRNGIRAYVGLAPDLFAGDAVAIIGWIKTYYKEKRYDASHFQNRKNFFGHRNVTAIVLEVPNDLIGKGKVHAWATSSLYGHAPEMQVQRWGLPLYTHIFLTDTSKPELIDKFNAAGPADDVANYAGVTAEFAQNMSTYAGSVVNPSEYGKQVVSRLLPSVLPYELGTEAAFDQAAFNGRPLGDDVMDIMLQLASNTPLADGVSPDLSRTRKEFPYFGAAYTKDEQVGVVPVPRPTK, from the coding sequence ATGTCGCATCATTTCGACACAAAACTTGCCAAAGAGGATCCGAGCCTCAACGTCTGCGATTTCTATCTCTTCGAGGGCGTCCCCGGTCACACGGTGATGGCTATGACAGTCAACCCGGATGCAGGTCTGTCTGTGCCAGACGTTCTCCATAAGGAAGGCCTGTATGCGTTTCGGTTCGACCTGAATGGTGACTCGCACGAGGACGTAACGTTCAACCTCCAGTTCGGCGATGCCCGCCACGCGGATGGTGACGAGCACACCCATATTCAGAGCTACAAGGTTCGCAGAGCAACTGGCAAGGATGCCGCTCGCAGTGCCGCTGGTGAAATCCTCATTGAAGGTGAGACCGAGAAGATCGAGACCAGGAATGGCATCCGTGCCTATGTTGGGTTGGCGCCAGATCTATTCGCTGGCGACGCCGTTGCCATCATTGGCTGGATCAAGACGTACTACAAAGAAAAGCGGTATGACGCCAGCCACTTCCAAAACCGGAAAAACTTCTTCGGTCACCGAAACGTCACGGCAATTGTTCTGGAGGTTCCAAACGACCTCATCGGAAAAGGAAAAGTGCATGCATGGGCCACATCTTCACTGTATGGACATGCGCCTGAGATGCAGGTACAACGCTGGGGACTACCGTTGTACACCCACATTTTTCTAACGGATACTTCAAAGCCAGAATTGATCGACAAGTTCAACGCTGCTGGACCGGCTGACGATGTAGCGAACTACGCTGGCGTGACTGCTGAATTTGCCCAGAACATGTCTACCTATGCAGGATCCGTGGTCAATCCATCCGAATACGGGAAGCAGGTCGTAAGCCGTCTTTTACCTTCTGTCCTACCTTATGAACTCGGCACGGAAGCTGCGTTCGATCAGGCAGCTTTCAACGGTCGTCCGTTGGGCGATGACGTCATGGACATCATGCTGCAGCTGGCATCAAACACCCCACTTGCAGATGGCGTTTCCCCGGACCTCAGCCGCACACGGAAGGAATTCCCTTACTTCGGCGCCGCCTACACAAAGGACGAGCAAGTCGGAGTGGTTCCCGTTCCGCGTCCCACCAAATAG
- a CDS encoding outer membrane beta-barrel protein gives MGQMTGRDDSGADRRTYTLGRYPEDQKPLLSGNALSDWGQKHRVRSFGWLDGGFTSVSNASGLVAEAPTPNRFSNQFMLDAAWVVLERSTTKALSWGFRTDFYAGSDAALLRSQNHFGPDSTRWGTEFRQAYFKLHTPILFREGIDWTAGKINIPTGVETTLSPYNQLYSRGYFWTHDGSSGTALFATAHTNSQTDIVLGTAMGYNTSFILRGRAPSYLAKLIYHPTTERKQQYLITVYTGPKPLAAASNHVGTWQTLAELQAREVWTPRFNQAFDVGYFSDPHDSANGRHNSGSQDAFVISSYELNRIAALQTRLEWFADPHGARAAVPGSYGEATAGITLRPKPWFEFRPEIRGDFSGQHSFGAADSPIRHRNELSAEFELLLKGRIF, from the coding sequence ATGGGGCAGATGACCGGGCGCGACGACTCTGGCGCGGATCGCAGGACCTATACCCTCGGCAGGTACCCAGAAGACCAGAAGCCGTTGTTGAGTGGGAATGCCCTTTCCGATTGGGGACAGAAACACAGGGTTCGCTCCTTTGGATGGCTCGATGGCGGATTCACTTCCGTCAGCAACGCAAGCGGGCTAGTGGCCGAGGCCCCCACCCCAAATCGATTCAGTAACCAGTTCATGCTCGATGCCGCGTGGGTAGTTCTGGAACGATCAACGACTAAGGCTCTTTCGTGGGGATTTCGGACTGACTTCTATGCAGGCTCTGACGCAGCTCTCCTCCGCTCGCAAAACCATTTTGGTCCAGATAGCACGCGATGGGGTACAGAGTTCCGGCAAGCCTACTTCAAATTGCACACACCGATTCTCTTTCGGGAAGGGATCGATTGGACCGCAGGAAAGATCAACATTCCCACAGGTGTGGAGACGACACTTTCCCCCTACAACCAGCTCTATTCCCGCGGCTATTTCTGGACGCATGATGGTTCGAGTGGCACCGCGTTATTTGCAACCGCCCATACTAATTCGCAAACCGACATCGTCCTGGGAACGGCGATGGGCTACAACACATCCTTCATCCTTCGCGGGCGCGCGCCCAGCTATTTGGCCAAACTTATTTACCATCCGACGACCGAGAGGAAACAACAATATCTCATAACGGTCTATACAGGGCCGAAGCCTCTAGCTGCGGCATCAAACCACGTTGGAACCTGGCAGACACTTGCTGAACTGCAGGCGCGCGAAGTATGGACTCCCCGCTTCAATCAAGCTTTCGACGTCGGGTATTTTTCTGATCCACACGACTCGGCAAACGGGCGGCACAACTCGGGCAGTCAGGACGCGTTCGTTATCTCGTCCTATGAACTGAATCGGATTGCCGCGTTGCAAACGCGGTTGGAATGGTTTGCCGATCCTCATGGAGCAAGGGCCGCAGTACCGGGCTCCTATGGAGAAGCAACCGCGGGTATTACGCTGCGCCCCAAACCATGGTTCGAGTTTCGGCCTGAGATCAGGGGAGACTTTTCCGGGCAGCACTCGTTTGGAGCCGCGGACTCGCCTATCCGGCATCGCAACGAATTGAGCGCCGAGTTCGAACTGCTTCTCAAGGGCCGAATCTTTTGA
- a CDS encoding MBL fold metallo-hydrolase: MKFRHIFVLGLIAATGIASPDVHGSARKAGVQAPGFYRITVGEVEVTVLSDGTVPLPMDHLLTHTTPALVDQALAASFIKEPYATSVNCFLLNFGTRLVLIDTGAGLTLGPTLNHLMANLRASGYEPDQVDDIFMTHMHIDHEGGLTSNGIRAFPNAILHADDREANYWLNSENEKRASDNAARHPSDQQAKFVENNFVETRKAIQPYIDAAHFKWFHGGEEVLPGLRAISGAGHTPGHTMFALVSDGARILFWGDIVHVAEVQLTTPQTTILFDSDPIQARGERFKMLKEVGSRRDLIAGSHLPFPGVGHIRISQQGFTFLPLHFIGEPSHNK; the protein is encoded by the coding sequence ATGAAATTTAGGCACATCTTCGTACTTGGATTGATCGCGGCCACAGGAATCGCGAGTCCCGATGTGCACGGGTCGGCGAGAAAAGCAGGCGTTCAAGCCCCCGGCTTTTATCGAATCACGGTAGGCGAAGTGGAGGTCACGGTCTTGTCGGATGGGACCGTTCCACTACCGATGGATCATCTGCTTACCCACACCACACCGGCGCTTGTGGATCAGGCACTCGCTGCATCCTTCATCAAGGAGCCTTATGCAACTTCAGTAAACTGCTTCCTCTTGAACTTCGGTACCAGGCTCGTTCTGATCGATACGGGTGCCGGACTAACCCTTGGTCCAACACTCAATCATCTTATGGCGAATCTTCGGGCGTCTGGGTACGAACCAGATCAGGTTGACGACATCTTCATGACGCACATGCATATCGATCATGAGGGCGGATTGACTAGCAATGGGATAAGAGCGTTTCCTAACGCGATACTCCATGCCGACGACAGAGAGGCAAACTACTGGCTGAATTCGGAAAACGAGAAGCGGGCATCGGATAACGCCGCCAGACATCCTTCGGACCAACAGGCCAAGTTCGTCGAAAATAACTTCGTCGAGACCCGTAAAGCGATACAGCCTTACATCGACGCGGCCCATTTCAAATGGTTCCACGGTGGTGAGGAGGTATTGCCTGGCCTGCGTGCGATAAGCGGGGCGGGCCACACACCCGGACATACCATGTTTGCTCTTGTGAGCGACGGTGCGCGAATTCTATTTTGGGGTGACATCGTCCATGTGGCCGAGGTACAGCTCACCACACCCCAGACAACAATCCTGTTCGATAGTGATCCGATTCAAGCCCGAGGGGAACGTTTCAAGATGCTGAAAGAGGTTGGCTCTCGGAGGGATCTGATCGCCGGCTCACACTTACCATTTCCTGGCGTCGGCCATATACGTATTTCACAACAAGGTTTTACGTTCCTACCGCTCCACTTTATCGGAGAACCGAGCCACAATAAGTGA